Part of the Phacochoerus africanus isolate WHEZ1 chromosome 8, ROS_Pafr_v1, whole genome shotgun sequence genome is shown below.
CAGATTAATGACATATCCTTGCAGGTGAGGGGTTTTGCTGCGCCTCTAATGGTGGAATCACTTGAAAGTCATAGCTGTTCTCCAAGAGTCGAAGGTGGCTCAAGTAGAAGAGGAACACCGCACCCACCTTTGGTGTTTTTCCTTGTGTCCTGTTAGAAGTTGCCGCATTGGTAGTCAGAAGATGGTTCCTTCCTGAGAGTGTTCCATCCCACAAGCTATTTGGTAGGAAAAGTCACCATTGTAATGTTTTAAAGTGTAAGGGCCTGATGgtattgttttgtttgggggaatCTAATTGTCTCAAAattcttgttcttatttttgtccTGTAGAATTTAATGCATCTTTTTAACAAATTTAGGTCATGAAGTGTAATTTAAATATCTGTTATATCTTACACATACATATTGTGATGCCAGTATCTCTCAGTTGCATGGCCTTGGTAcactttttggaaatttttgttgAGCAAAAACGTAAACGTTTATTTCTGAACTCAGTTTCGTTGGTCTTTGTGTCTGTGCTTCTGCCAATACCCcaggcctttttaaaattttatttatttatttattttttgtctttttagggccgcatctgcagcatatggaggatcccagtctaggggtcgaattgaagctgtagctgccgttctatatcagagccacagcaatgctgaattctttttttttttttttaattttccattatagctggttacagtgttctgtcaattttctactgcacagcaaggtgacccagtcccacaaacttacatacattctttttctcacattatcatgctccatcataagtgactagctataCCACCTAGTGCCATACAGCGGGAAtgtattgcttatccattccaagagcaatagtttgcatttattaaccccaaattcccaatccatccctctccgtccccctcccccttggcaaccacaagtctgttctccaggttcatgattttcttttctgtggaaaggttcgtttgtgccatgtattagattctagatataagtgatatcatgtgatacttgtttttctctttctgactgacttcactgagtatgagagtctctagtttggtctgtgttgctgcaaatggcattttttttttttttgtcttttctagggctttacctgtggcatatggaggttcccaggctagaggtctaattggagctatagccgctggcctaggccacagacacagcaatgcgggatctgaggcacgtctgcgacctacaccacagctcacggcaacgccagatccttaacccattgagcaaggccagggatctaacccgaaacctcatggttcctagttggattcattaaccactgagccacaacaggaactcctattttgttcttttctttatggctgagtagtattccattttatggctgagaagtataaTCCAgtcatccgtcaatggacatttaggttgtttccatgtcttggctattgtgcaatgctggattcttaactgaggccagggattgaacccacatcctcatagatattagttgggtttgttatcgctgagccatgacaggaactcccaaagcaatgGATTCTTAGCACTacaccgccagggaactcccagtagtggTTCAGGtatatatacagcaaagtgaatcagttatgcacaTTTACagtctttctcagattcttttccacattACATCTTTGCCTATCACAAGGTGTTGAGatttcccagtactatacagtgAATTCACTTTGAATGTCTTGTAAGGCTAGGCTCTTTGAGTCACATGTGATTTCTGTCGCATGGATGTTtgctccttgttttctttttcttctggctatttttgtttgtttgtttttttagggccacacacaaggcatatggaagttctcaggctaggggtcaaataggagctgcaggcctgtgccacagccacagcagtgccagaaccTTTATGCGTTGATCTAGACCAGaggtggaacctgtgtcctcgtggatgatggtcaggtctgttaccactgagccacaatgggcactctaAAAGAGTCTTTTAAAACATTGATTCTCTGGggtggttccccccccccccagtttaaGGCACACTAGGCAATGTCTGGGTACATTTTGGGCTATCAGTGCTGAGGAGCGCTCCTGGCATACTGGATGCTGCTAAATATGCCACAGTGCACAGCACAGCCCCTCCACGAAGAATTATCTGATACAATAGGTGTCTGGTATAGAGTTTGGAGAAACACTTCAGTTTgtctcgtttgtttgtttgttttgtcttttctagggccacacctgtggcatatggaagtgcccaggctaggggtctaattggagctgtagcctccgagctacactgcaggtcacggccatgccggatcctcaacccactgatcgaggtgagggatggagcccgcaacctcatgattcttagttagattcattaaccactgcgccatgatgggaactccaagaaacacttTATTAACACAACTCGGAGCCTGGGCTGTCATCTTCGTTCTCCACACCCCTTCATCCCATTATACAGGAAATGATCTTTTTAATGACTCGCAGGAACTGGTTTTGGTGTTGTAGTGGCAGGCAGGGCTCACGCACAAGCTTCTGCGGGTGGATGGGGGCTTCCCTTTGTGTGTCCAGTCCCTGTGGTCCTTGCCAAGGTCCAGCTGCTCCTGACCATGgtccctccatccctcttctGCCCCAGGATTACATCGCGGTGAAGGAAAAGTATGCCAAGTACCTGCCCCACAGCGCAGGGCGCTATGCCGCCAAGCGCTTCCGCAAGGCCCAGTGCCCCATCGTGGAGCGCCTCACCAACTCCATGATGATGCACGGCCGAAACAACGGCAAGAAGCTCATGACCGTGCGCATCGTCAAGCATGCCTTCGAGATCATCCACCTGCTCACGGGCGAGGTAGGGCCCGCCCTGCACCCCAGGGCCCTCGGCTGCCATGCCAGCAGCCCGCCAGGGTCCTCCGCCTGCCGGGTGGAGAGGGCCGCTGGCTGGGCGGCGGGCTCATGGGCCCCCTCTCTCAGAATCCGCTGCAGGTCCTGGTGAACGCCATCATCAACAGCGGCCCCCGGGAGGATTCGACCCGCATCGGCCGAGCCGGAACCGTGAGGCGGCAGGCGGTGGATGTGTCCCCACTGCGCCGTGTGAATCAGGTTGGCTGGGGGCGCTCACCTGCTGGCAGCAGCCTGGCTGGGGCAGGGTTGGCGGTTGGTAATGttcgtgtgtgtctgtgtttttccTGAAGGTCGCTTTTTCCAGGAACTTGTCTTGAGTTCTCCCCCGAGGCAGAGCAGACACACGCTCTGGGCCCTCTCCTGGGCAGCATTTGGCTGGCAGACCAGTGTCCTTTGGGTGTATGTTTCTGCACTCCTGGATTGTTTGAGAATCTGCTagaggctttttgtttgtttgtttagctgtTTGGttgttagggccacatctgaggcatatggaagttcccaggctaggggtcaaatcagagctacaaccgccagccgcagccacagcaacacta
Proteins encoded:
- the RPS5 gene encoding 40S ribosomal protein S5 is translated as MTEWETAAPAVAETPDIKLFGKWSTDDVQINDISLQDYIAVKEKYAKYLPHSAGRYAAKRFRKAQCPIVERLTNSMMMHGRNNGKKLMTVRIVKHAFEIIHLLTGENPLQVLVNAIINSGPREDSTRIGRAGTVRRQAVDVSPLRRVNQAIWLLCTGAREAAFRNIKTIAECLADELINAAKGSSNSYAIKKKDELERVAKSNR